A window from Deltaproteobacteria bacterium encodes these proteins:
- a CDS encoding sensor histidine kinase — protein sequence MRAQVLLDEDYARRARLRASARDRRGRSDPPRVGGKGRGVPSLGQGFILARVRFRAPASVALRRAQLTLILAAVVPTGLLTAAGVLLLAIGGDGASVRLLFGVLVLSFCALALTGYVLGSIYIGRGASLARVQNDFLSSVSHELRTPLTSIRMFVEMLREGRVADEDERQRCLDLVQRELARLETLVARLIELTKIEAGRHAFRRERVEVAELAGAARVGLQAAALGAQVELVTDVPEGLAVLGDRDALAQALVNLLVNAYKYGGADDRIELIGRPAGRRVEIAVVDHGPGIPRAEQRVIFDTFERGRAAIDAASEGSGLGLTIVSAIVRAHRGRVRVRSDSRSGTRFSMLLPRAP from the coding sequence GTGCGGGCCCAAGTTCTGCTCGATGAAGATTACGCAAGACGTGCGCGACTACGCGCGAGCGCACGGGATCGCCGAGGCCGAAGCGATCCGCCGCGGGTTGGCGGAAAAGGCCGAGGAGTTCCGTCGCTCGGGCAAGGATTTATACTCGCCCGGGTGAGGTTCCGCGCGCCCGCGTCCGTCGCGCTGCGCCGTGCGCAGCTCACGCTGATCTTGGCGGCGGTGGTGCCGACGGGCCTGCTGACGGCCGCCGGCGTGCTGCTGCTCGCGATCGGCGGTGACGGGGCGTCCGTGCGACTGCTGTTCGGCGTCCTCGTCCTGTCGTTCTGCGCGCTGGCGCTCACCGGCTACGTGCTCGGTTCGATCTACATCGGCCGCGGCGCGTCCCTCGCGCGCGTCCAGAACGACTTCTTGTCGTCCGTGTCGCACGAACTGCGAACACCGCTCACGTCGATCCGCATGTTCGTGGAGATGTTGCGCGAGGGCCGGGTCGCCGACGAGGATGAGCGCCAGCGCTGCCTCGACCTTGTGCAGCGCGAACTCGCGCGCCTCGAGACGCTCGTCGCTCGCCTGATCGAGCTGACCAAGATCGAGGCCGGCCGCCACGCGTTTCGGCGCGAGCGCGTCGAGGTCGCCGAACTCGCCGGCGCCGCGCGCGTCGGGCTCCAGGCGGCCGCGCTGGGCGCGCAGGTGGAACTCGTCACGGACGTCCCGGAGGGGCTCGCGGTGCTCGGCGATCGCGACGCGCTCGCCCAGGCGCTCGTGAACCTGCTCGTGAACGCGTACAAGTACGGGGGCGCCGACGACCGCATCGAGCTGATCGGCCGGCCCGCGGGCCGGCGGGTGGAGATCGCCGTCGTCGACCACGGCCCGGGCATTCCGCGCGCCGAGCAGCGGGTCATCTTCGACACGTTCGAGCGCGGCCGGGCCGCGATCGATGCGGCCAGCGAAGGCAGCGGCCTCGGACTGACCATCGTGTCCGCGATCGTGCGCGCGCACCGCGGTCGCGTTCGGGTTCGATCGGATTCGCGTTCGGGCACGCGGTTCAGTATGCTGCTGCCGCGCGCCCCCTGA
- a CDS encoding DNA-binding response regulator produces MTTPTTPPPPRPIEVLIVEDDDAIATGLSLNLGIEGYQSVVVTDGPSAVARIERDPPDLVLLDISLPKLSGLEVLRRVRATGSQVPIIILSARGEEFDKVSALRLGADDYVTKPFALAELLARVVAVLRRAQRDAPLAPADSPSDGALRRFGDVEIDVDTRTVRRGGRAVKLTHLEFELLLFFARNPSKVFSREELLRHVWGLRHSGSRRTVDNFVAQLRAKLEANPERPAHFVTVRGSGYRFDP; encoded by the coding sequence ATGACGACGCCGACCACGCCGCCGCCGCCGCGGCCCATCGAAGTCCTCATCGTCGAGGACGACGATGCCATCGCCACCGGTCTGTCGCTCAACCTCGGCATCGAAGGGTACCAGTCCGTCGTCGTGACCGACGGTCCGAGCGCGGTCGCCCGCATCGAGCGCGACCCGCCCGACCTGGTGCTGCTCGATATTTCCCTGCCGAAGCTGAGCGGGTTGGAGGTCCTGCGCCGGGTGCGCGCGACGGGGAGCCAGGTCCCGATCATCATCCTGTCGGCCCGCGGGGAAGAATTCGACAAGGTGTCGGCGCTGCGCCTGGGCGCGGACGACTACGTGACCAAGCCGTTTGCGCTCGCGGAACTCCTCGCGCGCGTGGTCGCCGTCCTGCGGCGCGCACAACGTGACGCGCCGCTCGCTCCTGCGGATTCGCCGTCCGACGGCGCGCTGCGCCGCTTTGGCGACGTGGAGATCGACGTCGACACGCGCACGGTGCGGCGCGGCGGCCGGGCCGTCAAGCTCACGCACCTCGAGTTCGAGCTGCTGTTGTTCTTCGCGCGAAATCCGTCCAAGGTGTTTTCGCGCGAGGAGCTGTTGCGTCATGTGTGGGGCTTGCGCCACTCCGGCTCGCGCCGCACCGTCGACAACTTCGTCGCGCAGTTGCGCGCGAAACTGGAGGCGAATCCGGAACGCCCCGCCCACTTCGTCACCGTGCGCGGCAGCGGGTATCGGTTCGATCCGTGA
- a CDS encoding methyltransferase domain-containing protein, with translation MMRRRRQRIVATHSKRTHRFEKLARIYDREILPIWSQPFGRMLLRDLAIPDKGQILDVACGTGYPAVEIVRRMGPGCRLIAIDGSSALLDVARNKIAEAGAKGVFFRTESAVPRLSFADEVYDLVVCNLGLPDMPDPAAALADFARVTKAGGEVRATLPLRGSFQEFYDIYREVLVKHDKHDTLERLDAHLARYPTVEECESWLARAGLAPARVDVDEFSLLFKSSREFFFAPVIEYGPLPEWKRVAGKGQELQDVFWYIKEAIDAYFADRAFEVTIKAGCLIGTKPFPEDEAETGQMEPIDAGEEVELDTDQIELADEPPVPAAEEYADVPLDAFVEGRKRPDHLDD, from the coding sequence ATGATGCGCCGCCGACGGCAACGGATCGTGGCGACCCACAGCAAACGCACCCATCGGTTCGAGAAGCTCGCGCGCATCTACGACCGCGAGATTCTCCCGATCTGGTCGCAGCCGTTCGGGCGCATGCTGCTGCGCGACCTCGCCATCCCGGACAAGGGCCAGATCCTCGACGTGGCGTGCGGCACCGGCTATCCGGCGGTCGAGATCGTGCGCCGCATGGGGCCCGGGTGCCGCCTCATCGCGATCGACGGGTCGTCGGCGCTGCTCGATGTCGCGCGCAACAAGATCGCCGAGGCTGGCGCCAAGGGGGTGTTCTTTCGCACCGAGTCCGCCGTCCCGCGACTGTCGTTCGCCGACGAGGTCTACGACCTGGTCGTGTGCAACCTCGGCCTGCCGGACATGCCGGACCCGGCCGCGGCGCTGGCGGACTTCGCGCGGGTGACGAAAGCCGGTGGCGAGGTCCGCGCGACGCTGCCGCTGCGCGGATCGTTTCAGGAGTTCTACGACATCTACCGCGAGGTGCTCGTCAAACACGACAAACACGACACGCTCGAGCGGCTGGACGCGCACCTCGCGCGCTATCCGACGGTGGAGGAGTGCGAGTCGTGGCTCGCTCGTGCGGGGCTCGCGCCGGCTCGCGTCGACGTCGACGAGTTCTCGCTGCTGTTCAAGTCGTCGCGCGAGTTTTTCTTTGCGCCGGTCATCGAGTACGGCCCGTTGCCCGAATGGAAGCGCGTCGCCGGCAAGGGGCAAGAACTGCAGGACGTGTTCTGGTACATCAAGGAGGCGATCGACGCCTACTTCGCGGACCGCGCGTTCGAAGTGACCATCAAGGCCGGCTGTCTGATCGGGACCAAGCCGTTCCCCGAGGACGAGGCCGAGACCGGTCAGATGGAGCCGATCGATGCCGGCGAAGAAGTCGAACTCGACACCGATCAGATCGAACTGGCCGACGAGCCGCCGGTGCCCGCGGCCGAAGAGTACGCGGACGTTCCGCTCGATGCGTTCGTCGAGGGGCGCAAGCGCCCCGATCATCTCGATGACTGA
- the ligA gene encoding NAD-dependent DNA ligase LigA, which yields MATDSTVTGATRQAYLALIDEIAEHDRRYYVENDPIISDAEYDALVRRVRDIERQHPDWVVPWSPTQRVGHEPASEFPKVVRDVPMLSLDNTYDEAELAAFDERVRKGLGPEARVEYVVEPKIDGLGVELVYVDGVLAVGATRGDGTTGEDVTANVKTIRDVPLRLRRPETITVRGEVYIARADFERLNAERIAAGEPPYKNARNTAAGSLKLLDPREVAARPLRCIVYEAVGVEDRLATHMETLALLADLGLPTSPENRLVRSFEQLVALVREWSKRYRDLPYAVDGLVIKVNDHRQRRALGATSKFPRWAIAYKFPPDQMTTRVVGLEVNVGRTGVVTPVALLEPVELSGTTVKRASVHNWDQVARLGIGTGARVLVEKAGEIIPQVVAVVEPAGEPWRPPERCPSCGSRLVREEGAVALRCPNSLGCPAQVLAGIEHFAGRDQMNIDGLGEKVVRALYDSGLVRTVADLFALRAEDVQKLDRFAETSANNLVAAIDRARREATLSRLLAALGIPHVGGVAARAIAARYRRLGDLLALADSGQLVDRLTEIDGVGEVTARSLDAFLRNAHNRAVLEQLIARGVDPVEPEQAAASGPLAGKTFVITGTLSRPRAAIKRDIEAAGGRVAGAVSKSTDYLVAGANTGRTKLAAAAAHGVEVIDEARLDAMLRGDL from the coding sequence ATGGCCACTGACTCGACCGTGACTGGCGCGACGCGGCAGGCGTACCTGGCGCTGATCGACGAGATCGCGGAGCACGATCGGCGCTACTACGTCGAGAACGATCCGATCATCAGCGACGCCGAATACGACGCGCTCGTTCGCCGCGTGCGCGACATCGAACGACAGCACCCCGATTGGGTCGTGCCGTGGTCGCCGACGCAGCGCGTCGGCCACGAACCGGCCTCCGAGTTTCCGAAGGTCGTCCGCGACGTGCCGATGCTGTCGCTGGACAACACGTACGACGAGGCGGAACTGGCCGCGTTCGACGAGCGCGTGCGCAAGGGGCTCGGTCCCGAGGCGCGCGTCGAGTACGTCGTCGAACCGAAGATCGACGGCCTCGGCGTCGAACTGGTGTACGTCGACGGCGTGCTGGCGGTCGGCGCCACGCGCGGCGACGGCACGACGGGCGAGGACGTCACGGCCAACGTCAAGACGATCCGCGACGTGCCGCTGCGGCTGCGCCGACCCGAAACGATCACGGTCCGCGGCGAGGTGTACATCGCCCGCGCCGACTTCGAACGGCTCAACGCGGAGCGGATCGCCGCCGGCGAACCGCCCTACAAGAATGCGCGGAACACCGCGGCCGGCTCGCTCAAGCTGCTCGACCCGCGCGAGGTGGCCGCACGGCCGCTTCGCTGCATCGTGTACGAGGCGGTCGGCGTCGAGGACCGCCTCGCGACTCACATGGAGACGCTCGCGCTACTGGCCGACCTCGGCTTGCCGACCTCGCCGGAGAACCGGCTCGTGCGGTCGTTCGAGCAACTGGTCGCGCTCGTTCGCGAGTGGTCGAAGCGCTATCGCGATCTGCCCTACGCGGTCGACGGCCTCGTCATCAAGGTCAACGATCACCGGCAGCGGCGCGCGCTCGGCGCGACGTCGAAGTTTCCGCGGTGGGCGATCGCGTACAAGTTCCCGCCGGACCAGATGACGACGCGCGTCGTCGGGCTCGAGGTCAACGTCGGGCGAACCGGGGTCGTCACGCCGGTCGCGCTGCTCGAGCCGGTCGAACTGTCGGGCACGACGGTCAAGCGGGCGTCGGTCCACAACTGGGACCAGGTCGCACGCCTCGGGATCGGCACCGGCGCGCGCGTCCTGGTCGAGAAAGCCGGCGAGATCATCCCGCAGGTCGTCGCCGTGGTGGAGCCGGCCGGCGAACCGTGGCGGCCGCCGGAGCGGTGTCCGTCGTGCGGCAGCCGGCTCGTTCGCGAAGAGGGCGCGGTCGCGCTGCGCTGCCCGAACTCGCTCGGCTGTCCGGCGCAGGTCCTGGCGGGCATCGAACATTTCGCCGGCCGCGACCAGATGAACATCGACGGCCTCGGCGAGAAAGTCGTCCGCGCGCTGTACGACTCGGGGCTCGTGCGCACGGTGGCCGATCTATTCGCGCTCCGCGCCGAGGACGTGCAGAAGCTCGACCGATTTGCCGAGACGAGCGCCAACAATCTCGTCGCGGCGATCGACCGCGCGCGCCGGGAGGCGACGCTGTCCCGCCTGCTCGCCGCGCTCGGCATTCCGCACGTCGGCGGCGTCGCCGCGCGCGCGATCGCGGCGCGCTACCGCCGGCTGGGCGACCTGCTCGCCCTCGCCGATTCCGGCCAGCTCGTCGACCGGCTCACCGAAATCGACGGCGTCGGCGAGGTGACGGCGCGCTCGCTCGACGCGTTTTTGCGCAACGCGCACAACCGCGCGGTGCTCGAGCAGTTGATCGCGCGCGGGGTCGATCCGGTGGAGCCAGAACAAGCCGCCGCGTCCGGGCCGCTGGCCGGCAAGACGTTCGTCATCACCGGCACGCTGTCGCGGCCGCGCGCGGCGATCAAGCGCGACATCGAAGCCGCAGGTGGGCGCGTCGCCGGCGCCGTGAGCAAGTCGACGGACTACCTGGTCGCCGGCGCCAACACGGGCCGGACCAAGCTCGCGGCCGCCGCCGCGCACGGCGTCGAGGTGATCGACGAGGCCCGCCTCGACGCGATGCTGCGCGGCGATCT